In Caldicellulosiruptor obsidiansis OB47, a single window of DNA contains:
- a CDS encoding sulfide/dihydroorotate dehydrogenase-like FAD/NAD-binding protein, with protein MNEIVIKQNLAPNVWLMGIYSPQVAKKSNPGQFVILRVAENGERIPLTIADFDREKGVVYIIFQVVGKTTSLLSQLNIGDRIIDFVGPLGMPYEHNPEDKNYLFVAGGLGIPAIFSKVKMLHSQGKNIDIIIGGRSKENIFFEDELKKYCNNLYISTNDGSYGKKGFVTDILNELLESGKRYDEIFAVGPVPMMKAVVDITKKYQIKTLVSLNPIMVDGTGMCGGCRVKIGNEVKFACVDGPIFDGFEVDFDGLMKRNSYYQDLENISYREHKCKIGLGE; from the coding sequence ATGAATGAGATTGTTATAAAACAAAACTTAGCACCAAACGTGTGGCTAATGGGCATATACTCCCCGCAGGTTGCAAAAAAATCAAATCCTGGTCAGTTTGTTATATTGAGAGTTGCAGAAAATGGTGAAAGGATTCCTCTTACAATCGCAGATTTTGACAGAGAAAAAGGAGTTGTATATATCATATTTCAAGTTGTTGGCAAGACAACTTCTCTTTTGTCCCAGCTAAATATAGGTGATAGGATAATTGATTTTGTTGGTCCACTTGGTATGCCATATGAACACAATCCGGAAGATAAAAATTACCTTTTTGTAGCCGGTGGACTTGGAATCCCAGCAATATTTTCAAAAGTAAAGATGCTTCACAGTCAGGGAAAAAATATAGATATCATCATTGGTGGAAGATCAAAAGAAAATATCTTTTTTGAAGATGAATTGAAGAAATATTGTAATAATCTATACATCTCCACAAACGACGGTTCTTATGGAAAAAAAGGATTTGTGACGGATATCTTGAATGAGCTTTTGGAAAGTGGCAAAAGGTATGATGAAATATTCGCTGTAGGACCAGTCCCAATGATGAAAGCTGTTGTTGATATAACTAAAAAGTACCAAATAAAAACATTAGTAAGTCTAAATCCAATCATGGTTGATGGAACAGGTATGTGTGGGGGGTGCAGAGTAAAGATTGGAAACGAAGTGAAATTTGCATGTGTTGACGGTCCAATCTTTGATGGATTTGAAGTTGACTTTGATGGACTTATGAAAAGAAATTCATATTATCAAGACCTCGAAAATATTTCGTATAGAGAACACAAATGCAAAATTGGATTGGGGGAGTAG
- a CDS encoding sporulation transcriptional regulator SpoIIID encodes MKEDIEKRTLLAAEIMIKYNATVRKVARILGVSKSTIHNDLAERLLYINKELYKQVRAILEKNKQERHIRGGLATKRKYLIKKSQLISKNSGII; translated from the coding sequence TTGAAGGAGGATATTGAAAAAAGAACTCTTCTTGCAGCAGAAATTATGATTAAGTACAATGCAACTGTGAGGAAAGTTGCAAGGATTTTAGGTGTTTCAAAATCTACAATTCACAACGACCTTGCAGAAAGGCTTTTGTATATCAACAAGGAACTTTACAAGCAGGTAAGAGCAATATTGGAGAAGAATAAGCAAGAGAGGCACATAAGAGGAGGACTTGCAACCAAGAGAAAGTATCTCATAAAAAAATCACAGCTCATTTCTAAAAATAGTGGTATAATATAG
- the gltA gene encoding NADPH-dependent glutamate synthase has protein sequence MQNWIGGVEKLDVLKRVPIKEQEPIERIHNFDEVCFGYTPDEAVREAQRCLECKNAPCVKGCPVEVKIPEFIKLIKEKKFKESYLKILETNLLPAICGRVCPQETQCEQNCVRGIKGEPIAIGKLERFVADWFRQNCEFEFSKPQPNKRKVAIIGSGPAGLSCASSLAKMGYNVTIFEAFHKLGGVLYYGIPEFRLPKEVVEWEIENLKKMGVEFRTNMIFGKTFDLEDLKQEGFDAVFISSGAGLPNFLNIEGELLNGIYSANEFLTRINLMKAYKFPEYDTPIKLGKKVGVIGGGNVAMDAARVARRLGSEVYILYRRTEAEMPARKEEILHAKEEGIKIIELVSPVKFIGDETGHVKALELVKMQLSQPDSSGRRSVKPIDGSNFVFEADNFIVAIGQSPNPLVKKAIPDLELNPNGSIKVDENLMTNIEGVFAGGDIVTGAATVILAMGMGKKAAQSIDRYLNAKKV, from the coding sequence ATGCAAAATTGGATTGGGGGAGTAGAGAAATTGGATGTCTTGAAAAGAGTTCCTATTAAGGAACAGGAACCTATTGAGAGGATACACAACTTTGATGAAGTGTGCTTTGGATACACACCTGATGAAGCTGTTAGGGAGGCGCAAAGATGCCTTGAATGTAAAAATGCACCGTGTGTAAAAGGTTGTCCGGTTGAAGTTAAAATACCAGAATTCATAAAGCTAATAAAAGAAAAAAAGTTCAAAGAAAGTTATCTGAAAATACTTGAAACAAATCTACTTCCTGCGATTTGTGGAAGAGTATGTCCCCAGGAAACTCAATGCGAACAGAACTGTGTTCGTGGAATAAAAGGTGAACCAATTGCTATTGGCAAACTCGAGAGGTTTGTCGCTGATTGGTTCAGACAAAACTGTGAATTTGAATTTTCAAAACCCCAGCCAAACAAAAGAAAAGTCGCAATAATTGGTTCTGGACCTGCGGGACTTTCATGTGCCTCATCCCTGGCAAAGATGGGTTATAATGTAACAATATTTGAGGCGTTTCATAAACTTGGTGGAGTTTTGTACTATGGAATACCTGAATTCAGACTTCCAAAGGAGGTTGTTGAGTGGGAGATTGAAAATCTAAAGAAGATGGGCGTTGAGTTTAGAACAAACATGATATTTGGCAAGACATTTGACTTGGAAGATTTAAAGCAGGAAGGGTTTGATGCTGTATTTATAAGCTCTGGCGCTGGACTTCCTAATTTTCTGAACATTGAAGGTGAGCTTTTAAACGGAATATATTCAGCAAATGAATTCTTGACAAGGATAAACCTCATGAAGGCATACAAGTTCCCTGAATATGACACACCAATCAAACTTGGCAAGAAGGTCGGTGTAATTGGTGGCGGGAACGTGGCAATGGACGCAGCAAGAGTGGCAAGAAGGCTTGGAAGTGAGGTTTATATCCTCTACCGAAGAACTGAGGCTGAGATGCCTGCAAGAAAAGAAGAAATTCTGCATGCAAAAGAAGAGGGGATAAAAATAATCGAGCTTGTAAGCCCCGTAAAGTTTATAGGTGATGAAACAGGACATGTCAAAGCTTTAGAACTTGTTAAAATGCAGCTTTCTCAGCCAGATTCTTCAGGCAGAAGAAGCGTAAAGCCAATTGATGGCTCAAACTTTGTATTTGAAGCAGACAATTTCATTGTTGCAATTGGACAAAGCCCAAATCCACTTGTCAAAAAAGCTATACCTGACCTTGAACTAAACCCTAATGGTTCTATCAAAGTTGACGAAAACCTCATGACAAACATTGAAGGTGTTTTTGCAGGAGGTGACATTGTAACAGGCGCAGCTACTGTCATTCTTGCAATGGGTATGGGAAAAAAAGCAGCCCAGAGCATTGATAGGTATCTAAATGCTAAAAAGGTATAA